Proteins co-encoded in one Haloarcula pelagica genomic window:
- a CDS encoding DUF7521 family protein, translated as MIGPSTILLIAAKTVTLLCGAVLTALTYRAYRRTDARAMRALFVGIGLVTVGSIFAGSLHQVFEFPVATSVTVESSFTAAGFAVLTYSLYTEQPTDG; from the coding sequence ATGATCGGTCCCAGTACGATCCTGCTGATCGCCGCCAAGACGGTGACACTGCTCTGTGGCGCGGTGCTGACCGCCCTGACTTACCGTGCCTACCGCCGGACGGACGCACGGGCGATGCGGGCGCTGTTCGTCGGTATCGGACTCGTGACCGTCGGGAGCATCTTCGCCGGGAGCCTCCACCAGGTGTTCGAGTTCCCGGTCGCGACCAGTGTCACCGTCGAGAGTTCATTTACCGCCGCGGGGTTTGCCGTCCTCACCTACTCGCTGTACACCGAGCAGCCGACGGACGGATGA
- a CDS encoding DUF7521 family protein: protein MPHIPSSQIGIVVSKTLILIIGGLITYYSYQAYRRTNAPQHKWLTYGFGVVTLGAVLGGVLDIVVSNVYNVDLIYTSVFVSSGLTAIGLGIILYSLYVR, encoded by the coding sequence ATGCCACACATCCCAAGCTCACAGATCGGTATCGTCGTCTCGAAGACGCTCATCCTCATCATCGGGGGGCTGATCACCTACTACTCGTATCAGGCCTACCGGCGGACCAACGCCCCACAACACAAGTGGCTCACGTACGGCTTCGGGGTGGTGACCCTGGGGGCAGTACTGGGCGGCGTCCTCGATATCGTGGTCAGCAACGTCTACAACGTCGACCTCATCTACACGAGCGTGTTCGTCTCCAGTGGCCTGACCGCAATCGGGCTCGGGATCATCCTCTACTCGCTGTACGTCCGGTAG
- a CDS encoding helix-turn-helix domain-containing protein has protein sequence MVRDPFADDETPELETVLDALDDEDCRAIVSVLDEPMTASEISEESGVPLSTAYRKLELLTESSLLYEGVEVRPDGQHASRYAVDFEEVVIGLDEDRKLAVDISHRARSPDQRLENLWSEVRKET, from the coding sequence ATGGTCCGGGACCCGTTCGCTGACGACGAGACACCGGAGTTGGAGACGGTGCTCGACGCGCTCGACGACGAGGACTGTCGAGCGATCGTCAGCGTGCTCGACGAGCCGATGACGGCGAGCGAGATATCGGAGGAGAGCGGGGTTCCGCTGTCGACGGCCTACCGCAAACTCGAACTGCTGACGGAGTCGTCGCTGCTGTACGAAGGCGTCGAAGTCCGACCCGACGGCCAGCACGCCAGCCGGTACGCGGTCGACTTCGAGGAGGTGGTCATCGGCCTGGACGAGGACCGGAAGCTCGCGGTCGACATCTCACACCGCGCACGCTCGCCGGACCAGCGCCTGGAGAACCTCTGGTCGGAGGTCCGCAAGGAGACGTAG
- a CDS encoding multicopper oxidase domain-containing protein, which translates to MTDPIGAPGSGISRRDFVKASGLGGTLALAGCAAPGDPQETVEAATDTASTAANQSSSLPTTSPPEVVNVDEQGGEVTLSSVPARHDAHPGESMGGPVELPQVWAFKADDGSPSVPGPILRTTEGEDMEVTLDNSDGMRPHTIHFHAVSKQWEDDGVPTTTGIRVDPGEQHTYTIPADVPGTHLYHCHYQTPRHLDMGMYGIFRVDPEGYEPADKEYFLSLKEWDSRLNKQMAGMDASYSPRNRNPDTFTVNGKSAPRTLHPEDGSPIIVEQGDTVRLHMLNAGYMDHPMHVHNHRFEVTHKDGGQIPDAARHEQDVCSIPPAGRRTVEFTADADPGIYLMHCHKVNHVMNGSAYPGGMLTGVVYKEAMDTDIFGQLMEYAGYEG; encoded by the coding sequence ATGACTGATCCAATCGGTGCACCCGGCTCGGGGATCTCCCGTCGCGACTTCGTGAAAGCATCCGGCCTCGGCGGCACGCTCGCGCTCGCGGGCTGTGCGGCACCCGGCGACCCACAGGAGACGGTCGAGGCGGCCACGGACACGGCGTCGACGGCCGCGAATCAGTCCAGCAGTCTCCCGACGACCTCCCCGCCCGAGGTCGTCAACGTCGACGAACAGGGCGGCGAGGTCACGCTCTCGTCCGTCCCCGCGCGTCACGACGCCCACCCCGGCGAGTCCATGGGCGGTCCGGTCGAACTCCCGCAGGTCTGGGCGTTCAAGGCCGACGACGGCTCGCCCAGCGTCCCCGGTCCCATCCTCCGGACGACCGAGGGCGAGGACATGGAGGTGACGCTGGACAACTCCGACGGGATGCGCCCGCACACGATCCACTTCCACGCCGTCTCGAAACAGTGGGAGGACGACGGCGTCCCGACGACGACGGGCATCCGCGTCGACCCCGGCGAGCAACACACCTACACCATCCCCGCGGACGTGCCTGGGACCCACCTGTACCACTGTCACTACCAGACCCCGCGGCACCTCGACATGGGGATGTACGGCATCTTCCGCGTCGACCCCGAGGGGTACGAACCGGCCGACAAGGAGTACTTCCTCTCCTTGAAGGAGTGGGACTCCCGGCTCAACAAGCAGATGGCGGGTATGGACGCGAGCTACAGCCCGCGCAACCGCAACCCCGACACGTTCACTGTCAACGGCAAGTCCGCACCCCGGACCCTCCACCCCGAAGACGGCTCGCCGATCATCGTCGAACAGGGGGATACGGTCCGCCTACACATGCTCAACGCGGGCTACATGGACCACCCGATGCACGTCCACAACCACCGGTTCGAGGTGACCCACAAGGACGGCGGCCAGATTCCCGACGCTGCCCGCCACGAGCAGGACGTGTGTTCGATCCCGCCGGCCGGCCGCCGGACCGTCGAGTTCACCGCCGACGCCGACCCCGGCATCTACCTCATGCACTGTCACAAGGTCAACCACGTGATGAACGGGAGCGCGTACCCCGGCGGGATGCTCACCGGCGTCGTCTACAAGGAGGCCATGGACACCGACATCTTCGGGCAGTTGATGGAGTACGCGGGGTACGAAGGGTGA
- a CDS encoding metal-dependent hydrolase → MMATTHALLGVAVAALSYPLVGDHVGAPLVLAAAFAGGLAPDIDVLGHHRKTTHFPVGYSVLAVAASAVVALAPGPVTVALAVALVAAALHAVSDIFGGSPEPEPWNPTVDRAVFDHLLGRWHRPRRYVRYSGAPEDFLLGAGAGLVAIAASATSPTADAALWAVLAFSAVYTLTRKRFGQLQRVLGRLAPAWVTPAVRVVERDDGGTTLAVGRGE, encoded by the coding sequence ATGATGGCGACGACACACGCCCTGCTGGGCGTCGCGGTAGCGGCCCTCTCGTACCCGCTGGTCGGCGATCACGTCGGCGCGCCGCTCGTCCTCGCGGCGGCGTTCGCGGGCGGGCTCGCTCCCGACATCGACGTGCTGGGCCACCACCGCAAGACCACACACTTCCCGGTGGGCTACTCGGTGCTCGCTGTCGCCGCGTCGGCCGTCGTCGCGCTCGCGCCCGGTCCCGTGACGGTCGCGCTGGCCGTCGCACTCGTCGCTGCCGCGCTCCACGCCGTCTCGGACATCTTCGGCGGCAGCCCCGAGCCGGAGCCCTGGAACCCGACGGTTGACCGGGCCGTGTTCGACCACCTGCTCGGCCGGTGGCACCGACCGCGACGCTACGTCCGCTACTCCGGTGCGCCGGAGGACTTCCTCCTGGGTGCCGGCGCGGGACTGGTCGCTATCGCGGCATCGGCCACCTCGCCCACCGCAGACGCGGCCCTGTGGGCCGTGCTGGCGTTCTCGGCTGTCTACACCCTGACGCGGAAACGGTTCGGACAGTTACAGAGGGTGCTCGGCCGCCTGGCTCCGGCGTGGGTGACACCGGCTGTTCGGGTCGTCGAGCGAGACGACGGCGGGACGACCCTCGCCGTCGGCCGCGGGGAGTAG
- a CDS encoding TVP38/TMEM64 family protein: MTGPDADDGPADGSGLFSSQAARRDALRRSVVLLVALLGTTGALTVLVPELTDAGWLRAQLAGLGAYAPLAFVALQTVQVILAPIPGQVLGGVGGYLFGTLAGTVYSMLGVTLGSAIVFVLARRRGRPYVERVVDDAALARWDAIVERGGTGGLFVLFLLPTFPDDLLCLVAGLSTVRTRTFLALVIVGRTPSFLAVAYAGQEAASGQFRSVAAVLTALALASAVVYLLKDRVLARLQRRS; encoded by the coding sequence GTGACCGGACCAGACGCGGACGACGGCCCGGCCGACGGGTCCGGGCTGTTCAGTTCGCAGGCGGCCCGTCGGGACGCGCTCCGGCGGTCTGTCGTCCTGCTGGTCGCGCTCCTCGGGACGACCGGCGCGCTCACCGTCCTGGTCCCGGAACTCACGGACGCGGGCTGGCTGCGGGCGCAACTGGCCGGCCTCGGCGCGTACGCCCCGCTTGCGTTTGTCGCCCTCCAGACCGTCCAGGTGATCCTCGCGCCGATCCCCGGGCAAGTGCTGGGCGGCGTCGGGGGCTACCTGTTCGGGACGCTGGCCGGCACTGTCTACAGCATGCTCGGCGTGACGCTCGGCAGCGCAATCGTCTTCGTCCTCGCCCGGCGTCGCGGCCGCCCGTACGTCGAGCGCGTCGTCGACGACGCGGCGCTCGCCCGCTGGGACGCCATCGTCGAGCGGGGCGGCACCGGCGGCCTGTTCGTCCTCTTTCTCCTCCCGACGTTTCCCGACGACTTGCTCTGTCTGGTCGCGGGCCTCTCGACCGTACGCACACGGACGTTCCTCGCGCTCGTGATCGTCGGCCGGACGCCCTCGTTTCTCGCCGTCGCCTACGCCGGCCAGGAGGCCGCTTCGGGGCAGTTCCGGAGCGTCGCGGCGGTGCTGACGGCGCTGGCGCTGGCCTCAGCGGTCGTCTATCTGCTGAAAGACCGCGTCCTCGCCCGCCTGCAGCGCCGCTCCTGA
- a CDS encoding PHP domain-containing protein, which produces MSGPGPAGAADERTVRVDPHLHTVASYDARAMPERLLARASEVGLDAVVVTDHDTVEGARIVADLAPDYGLVGIVGCEVSTADGHLLALGVDEAPEPGRPLPETARTVQADGGVAVVPHPFQRSRHGASAGAIDDVDGIEVYNAHALTNLRNRQAERFASVRAYPAFGGSDAHRTSGIGRAATAVRLAETAVSERAILDGMRAGRTAAIWRRFSRWQFLTKVVENAKRKTLSLL; this is translated from the coding sequence ATGAGCGGCCCCGGACCGGCGGGGGCCGCCGACGAGCGGACCGTCCGCGTCGACCCGCATCTCCACACCGTCGCCTCCTACGACGCCCGGGCGATGCCCGAACGACTGCTGGCCCGCGCGAGCGAGGTCGGCCTGGACGCCGTCGTCGTCACCGACCACGACACCGTCGAGGGCGCCCGGATCGTCGCCGACCTGGCGCCCGACTACGGGCTCGTCGGCATCGTCGGCTGTGAGGTCTCGACCGCCGACGGCCACCTCCTCGCGCTCGGTGTCGACGAGGCGCCCGAGCCCGGTCGCCCGCTGCCCGAGACGGCCCGGACGGTCCAGGCCGACGGGGGCGTCGCCGTCGTCCCCCACCCGTTCCAGCGGTCGCGCCACGGCGCGAGCGCCGGCGCGATCGACGACGTGGACGGGATCGAGGTGTACAACGCCCACGCGCTGACGAACCTCCGGAACCGACAGGCCGAACGGTTCGCGTCCGTCCGCGCGTATCCGGCCTTCGGCGGGAGCGACGCCCACCGCACGTCGGGTATCGGGCGCGCGGCCACGGCCGTCCGGTTGGCCGAGACGGCCGTCTCCGAGCGGGCGATCCTCGACGGGATGCGGGCCGGCCGGACGGCCGCCATCTGGCGGCGGTTCTCCCGCTGGCAGTTCCTCACCAAGGTCGTCGAGAACGCGAAGCGGAAGACCCTCTCGCTGCTGTGA
- a CDS encoding CDP-alcohol phosphatidyltransferase family protein — translation MTGELREAIRGVWADRRVTDTGDRTNVFRQLTGADYISLAALLVGWGSALLLVRGEPNLALLAMFGAFVLDKADGWYARRTGSSSPFGRQVDSFIDIFAYLVPAVLLYHTVLAPNDLASLIVGFLVFAFGGLRLVRHNSEGFGSDGGASYYHGTTVVHTNLVVVGTYFLWALVPVWNGWLAGLVVAAVCPLMVSDYKAYKTDVSHVLAALGAAVATALALALEFGYL, via the coding sequence ATGACCGGGGAACTCCGAGAGGCGATACGGGGCGTCTGGGCCGACCGTCGCGTGACGGACACGGGCGATCGAACCAACGTCTTCAGACAGTTGACGGGGGCCGACTACATCAGCCTCGCGGCGCTGCTGGTCGGCTGGGGGAGCGCACTGCTGCTCGTGCGCGGCGAGCCGAACCTGGCGCTGCTGGCGATGTTCGGCGCGTTCGTACTGGACAAGGCCGACGGCTGGTACGCCCGCCGGACGGGATCCTCCTCGCCCTTCGGCCGGCAGGTCGACTCGTTCATCGACATCTTCGCGTACCTCGTGCCGGCGGTCCTGCTGTACCACACCGTCCTCGCGCCGAACGACCTCGCGAGCCTGATCGTCGGGTTCCTCGTGTTCGCCTTCGGCGGGCTCCGCCTCGTCCGGCACAACAGCGAGGGATTCGGTTCTGACGGCGGCGCGAGCTACTACCACGGGACGACCGTCGTCCACACGAACCTCGTCGTCGTCGGGACCTACTTCCTCTGGGCGCTTGTCCCCGTCTGGAACGGCTGGCTCGCCGGCCTCGTCGTCGCCGCCGTCTGCCCGCTGATGGTCTCGGACTACAAGGCCTACAAGACCGACGTGAGTCACGTACTGGCCGCGCTCGGGGCGGCCGTCGCAACCGCGCTGGCGCTGGCGCTGGAGTTCGGGTATCTATGA
- a CDS encoding GNAT family N-acetyltransferase, with the protein MQLWRLTRNRYGRAVYDALADRGVTATSMIEYVAELGDETQIPDEGRFTVERTPPERVDPLDAPTAELLADESVVAAFDGETPLGYLFCSVDATHEIHPLERRVQFDGAYVRRVYVDPSHRNRGVATRLVADALARASDRGAERATALVAVDNRPSRALFERHGFAPRQKRRYVRVGPFSHRSVADA; encoded by the coding sequence ATGCAACTCTGGCGGCTCACCCGCAACCGGTACGGCCGCGCCGTCTACGACGCGCTCGCCGACCGCGGCGTCACTGCGACATCGATGATCGAGTACGTCGCGGAGTTGGGCGACGAGACACAGATACCCGACGAGGGCCGCTTCACCGTCGAGCGGACGCCTCCCGAGCGGGTCGACCCGCTGGACGCGCCCACGGCGGAACTGCTCGCCGACGAATCGGTCGTCGCCGCCTTCGACGGTGAGACGCCGCTTGGCTACCTCTTCTGTTCGGTCGACGCGACCCACGAGATTCATCCCCTCGAACGGCGGGTGCAGTTCGACGGGGCGTACGTCCGGCGGGTCTACGTCGATCCGTCCCACCGCAACCGCGGCGTGGCGACGCGGCTGGTCGCCGACGCGCTCGCCAGGGCCAGCGACAGGGGGGCGGAGCGGGCCACGGCGCTCGTCGCCGTCGACAACCGTCCCTCCCGGGCGCTGTTCGAGCGCCACGGTTTCGCTCCCCGGCAGAAACGTCGCTACGTCAGAGTCGGGCCGTTCTCTCACCGCTCGGTGGCCGACGCCTGA
- a CDS encoding Htur_1727 family rSAM-partnered candidate RiPP — protein MGELDHEVDAPRGATSREWEVFVREAAADPLTHAGSVSAPSAEIAREQAEKLFGHAAAALWLCPADETRRFQDEALALDPAADEGDATMDEAEMHAETLRGEDA, from the coding sequence ATGGGAGAACTGGATCACGAGGTCGACGCCCCACGGGGTGCGACGAGCCGCGAGTGGGAAGTGTTCGTCCGCGAAGCGGCCGCGGACCCGCTGACCCACGCCGGCAGCGTCAGCGCGCCCTCGGCGGAGATCGCCCGCGAGCAGGCGGAGAAACTGTTCGGTCACGCGGCCGCGGCGCTGTGGCTGTGTCCGGCCGACGAGACCAGGCGGTTCCAGGACGAAGCCCTGGCGCTCGATCCGGCGGCCGACGAGGGTGACGCCACGATGGACGAGGCCGAGATGCACGCCGAGACGCTCCGGGGTGAGGACGCGTGA
- a CDS encoding TIGR04347 family pseudo-SAM/SPASM protein — translation MISVSKLLCDLDAEGDGLRYDAADDSTKAQIREEKQRRPVVVWNVTKQCNLYCDHCYAAADTDIADGELSTAEGKAVLSDLADYSAPVVLFSGGEPLVRQDLEELVAHANEVGVRPVLSTNGTLITEERAESLKAAGLKYAGVSVDGLPDANDDFRGMEGAFEGAIQGIENCLDAGLKTGLRYTITDRNAPDLEGVVDLLTDVGVDRFCFYHLDYGGRGTEIVDADLTPVERRQAVQRVCDMTREYHDRGEEIETLLVGNYADAAYIVEYAREHLGEAQARRVYEYLRVNGGDPTGERVADIDYQGNVHPTQFWQGYTLGNVRDRPFGAIWEDESNPLLRGLREREDHLSGKCADCRYAGICRGGSRLRALTVEDDLFAPDPQCYLDEDEIRGAEPFVDAGHTETAD, via the coding sequence GTGATCTCCGTCTCGAAACTGCTCTGTGACCTAGACGCCGAGGGCGACGGCCTGCGCTACGACGCGGCTGACGACTCGACGAAGGCCCAGATCCGCGAGGAGAAACAGCGCCGCCCCGTCGTCGTCTGGAACGTCACCAAGCAGTGTAACCTCTACTGTGACCACTGCTACGCGGCTGCGGACACCGACATCGCCGACGGCGAACTGTCGACGGCCGAGGGGAAGGCCGTGCTCTCGGACCTGGCCGACTACAGCGCGCCGGTCGTGCTCTTCTCGGGGGGCGAACCGCTCGTGCGCCAGGACCTCGAAGAACTGGTCGCCCACGCGAACGAGGTCGGCGTCCGGCCGGTGCTCTCGACCAACGGGACCCTCATCACCGAGGAGCGGGCCGAGTCGCTGAAAGCCGCCGGGCTCAAGTACGCTGGCGTCTCCGTCGACGGCCTCCCCGACGCCAACGACGACTTCCGCGGGATGGAGGGCGCCTTCGAGGGGGCGATCCAGGGGATCGAGAACTGCCTCGACGCCGGGCTGAAGACCGGCCTCCGGTACACGATCACCGACCGCAACGCCCCGGATCTGGAGGGCGTCGTCGATCTGCTGACCGACGTGGGCGTCGACCGTTTCTGTTTCTATCACCTGGACTACGGCGGCCGCGGGACCGAGATCGTCGACGCCGACCTCACCCCCGTCGAGCGCCGCCAGGCGGTCCAGCGGGTCTGTGACATGACCCGCGAGTACCACGACCGGGGCGAGGAGATCGAGACGCTGCTGGTCGGCAACTACGCCGACGCCGCCTACATCGTCGAGTACGCCCGGGAACACCTCGGCGAGGCACAGGCCCGCCGGGTCTACGAGTACCTCCGTGTCAACGGCGGCGACCCGACCGGCGAACGGGTCGCGGACATCGACTACCAGGGCAACGTCCACCCCACGCAGTTCTGGCAGGGCTACACCCTCGGAAACGTCCGGGACCGCCCGTTCGGTGCCATCTGGGAGGACGAGTCGAACCCGTTGCTCCGGGGGCTACGAGAGCGGGAGGACCACCTCTCCGGGAAGTGTGCGGACTGTCGGTACGCCGGGATCTGCCGTGGCGGCTCCCGCCTCCGTGCGCTCACCGTCGAAGACGATCTGTTCGCGCCGGACCCGCAGTGTTACCTCGACGAGGACGAGATCAGGGGGGCTGAGCCGTTCGTCGACGCCGGCCACACCGAGACTGCGGACTGA